In Flavobacterium praedii, the DNA window GAACCTGTGGTGAAATTGTCTCATTAATACCATTGGCACAATCAACTATATCAAAACATTTGTTAGAGCTAAAAAAAGCAGATTTATTAAAGGTCAAAAACGTTGGTAAAAAAACTATTTATTCAATAGAAATAGACAAAATGCAACTTTTAAAAAAGTACCTAATCCATTTTATGAATAATAAATCGATTTTGGAAGAGACCAGTCAATTACAAGACACAACTTATACTGCAATTGAAACAAAACAAAACTTAAAACAATACAACTATACGTTTCCAGATAAAAAAAACAAAACTGAATAAACGATCCATAGTTAGTTCCTAATAAAAACTTAAAAATAAACCGATCCAAATTGAATTTCATAATTTTACTTTTTAAATAAAAGGATAGAGACTAAAAAAATATGGAAAATCAATTAAAAATACAAATCTGGTCGGATGTAATGTGTCCGTTTTGTTATATTGGAAAAAGAAGAATAGAAGAAGCACTTTCACTTTTTGATAATAAAGAATCGGTAGCTATTGAATGGAAAAGTTTTCAATTGGATCCGAGTTTTGTGGCAACTCCCAATGAAAGCATCATTGATCATTTGGCAGAAAAATATAGAAAAGATACCAGTTGGGCACAAACAATGGTAGATAATATGACTGAAAACGCGAAAAAATCGGGATTGAATTTTCATTTTGAGAAAGCCATTCTTGCCAATTCATTAAACGCCCATCGCTTATTGCATTTGGCCAAAAAACATAATGTATCGAACGAGTTGGAAGAACTATTATTCAAAGCCTATTTGACTGATGGTAAAGATGTAAACGATTTGAAAACTTTAGAATCGTTGGGTCTCGAAGTAGGATTAGAAAAAGAAGCGATTAAAAACGTATTACATTCAGATGTTTATGCTAATGAGGTGCGACAAGACCAAGAAGAGGCGCAATCGATTGGTGTAACAGGTGTTCCCTTCTTTGTATTTGACAATAAATATGCTGTATCTGGAGCACAAGCCACTGATGTGTTTTTGAAAACACTGGAAAAATCTTGGGAGGAAGGAAATTACAAAACTA includes these proteins:
- a CDS encoding ArsR/SmtB family transcription factor, with the translated sequence MGTTKQLNFDKETKAIAEICKALGHPTRIQIMTILLKKNNRTCGEIVSLIPLAQSTISKHLLELKKADLLKVKNVGKKTIYSIEIDKMQLLKKYLIHFMNNKSILEETSQLQDTTYTAIETKQNLKQYNYTFPDKKNKTE
- a CDS encoding DsbA family oxidoreductase, giving the protein MENQLKIQIWSDVMCPFCYIGKRRIEEALSLFDNKESVAIEWKSFQLDPSFVATPNESIIDHLAEKYRKDTSWAQTMVDNMTENAKKSGLNFHFEKAILANSLNAHRLLHLAKKHNVSNELEELLFKAYLTDGKDVNDLKTLESLGLEVGLEKEAIKNVLHSDVYANEVRQDQEEAQSIGVTGVPFFVFDNKYAVSGAQATDVFLKTLEKSWEEGNYKTKLQLQNATDENSCGIDGCE